The Elephas maximus indicus isolate mEleMax1 chromosome 11, mEleMax1 primary haplotype, whole genome shotgun sequence genome contains the following window.
tttttaaagagctggaTTTCATGACACTTGAACATATAAAACTTACtttttgggggaaaagaaaaaaatcaaaacccaaaacCTATGGCCTGAGTTAATAGGATACACAGACAACTGAAAGAGCATCGtttaaaaacagctttaaaaaaaaaattaacttaggCCTTGGCAGAAACTTAAACTGTGGTCCAGGCAGTGCAGaaacagcccactcacacctgcGGGCCTCTCCTGCCATCTGGTGGGCATCGCTGGGACCTGCATGATGGAGAAGAATTGAGGGAGTGGTTGTTGGATGCCCTCCAGTGGATacagactcacagcgactctggaaggtagaactgcaccacagggtttcgtAGGCTGCAGTATTtacgggagtagatcaccaggcctttcttctgtggagccactgggtgggtttgaaccaccaaccttttggttagcagccaggtgcttaaccattgcaacaccagtGCTTTCTGGAAGATTTCAGAGAAGCAGCTCTGACATCTTCGTAGAGGGTACTTCCTGAAGAGGAAGGCGGATCCAAGACTCACTCCACCTTTCTCACCTGCCCAGGTAGGTGACCCAGCAGGGGCTGCTTTGCACCCAGCCCACATTCCTGACACACACAGGGGCCTCCCCAGGACAGAAGACAAGACTCTGAAGATAGACGGAAGGCTTCTGCCACTGTTCCACAGGTCCCCACTTCACTGACGCAGGAGAACCAGTTATTGAGGGTATTCTGGTACTCGCTTTCTCTCCAGAGAGTGAGTTCCCTGATGCTGGGCCAGGAATCTGCTCTGGCTGAAGGCTCTGCCGCACTCACAACACTCGAAACGCTTCTTTCAGTCGTGAACCTTCTGATGGAGAATGAAAGCCACAGCCTCGCTGAAGGTTTTCTGACACCTGCCACACGTGACGCAGACCAAGGGCTTGCCGCTCAAGCGGGCCCGCTGGTGCTGCGTAAGGTGCGTGCCACGGCTGAAAGCCTTGCAGCACACGTTGCAGGCGTAGGGCAGCTCGCCGGTGTGCGCCCGGTAGTGCTCAGTCAGGTGCCACAGGTGGATGTAGGCCTTCCCGCACTCATTGTACTTGTCCAGCTTCTCCCCCGAGTGTGTCCTCTGATGGAGGGCAAGGGACGAACTCTGCATGAAGACCTTCCCGCAGTCACAGCAGATGTGGGGCTTCTCCCCGGTGTGGATGCGCTGGTGCTGCGTGAGGAACTTGCTCTGGCTGAAGGCCTTACCGCATTCTCCGCAGGTGTAGGGCTGCTCACTTGTGTGGCTCCGCTGGTGTAGGACGAGTGCAGAGAAGTTGCTGAATGGCTTCCTGCACTCGGCACACCTGTAGGGCTTCTCGCCCGTGTGCACCCGCTGGTGTTTAGCCAGGGACGAACTCTGGCTGAAGGCGTGCCTGCACTTGACCCACACGCGTAGGGCTTCTCTCCCGTGTGCACCCGCTGGTGCTTGCTGAGGGATGCACTCTGGCTGAAGGCCTTGCCGCACTCGCTGCATGTGTACGGCTTCTCCCCGGTGTGGCAGCGCTGGTGCTCAGCCAGGGACGAACTGACACTGAACGCCTTGCAACACAGGCGGCACTCGTAGGGCCTCTCCCCAGTGTGGGTCCTGTGATGGACAAGGAGGGCTGAGGAGCCGGCAAAGGCTTTGCCACACTCTTTGCAGGCGAACGGCTTCTCCCCAGTGTGGACTCGCCGGTGCTGCACCAGATGGGTGCTCTGGCTGAAGGCGCGGCCACACTCGCTGCACCCGTATGGCTTCTCACCCGTGTGCACCCGCTGGTGCCTGGCGAGGGCTGAGCTCTCGCGGAAGCACTTGTTGCAGATGCTGCAGGCGTAGGGCTTCTCACCCGTGTGGATCCGCTGGTGTTTGACGAGGGACGAGTTCTTGCTGAAGGCGCGTCTGCACTCCCGGCACACGTAAGGCTTCTCGCCGGTGTGGATCCGCTGGTGTTGAATGAGGTGCGTGCTCTGGCTAAAAGCTTTCCCACACTCCTCACATGTGTAGGACTT
Protein-coding sequences here:
- the LOC126085232 gene encoding LOW QUALITY PROTEIN: zinc finger protein 383-like (The sequence of the model RefSeq protein was modified relative to this genomic sequence to represent the inferred CDS: deleted 2 bases in 1 codon); amino-acid sequence: MPRSQESQPRPPNVKARSQEYHCCVGTEGRKKQIWEQESPTTPGLRPTSPHPAGAEAKQCGAGAEEQAMQPEARAMPSQSPACHPEENIEEDEPEAQDTTYPADAFHKPVVTFRDVAVNFTREEWGLLGPTQRILYRDVMLRNYSNLVSLGLPDSKPEVISKLEQWEDPSIVERDIPRGPCPDSAQETQAAGPPPGEDASPRRRMTAGLQGQDFWNTTLKDIPELNGWAVESRRHCSQRKKSPQSPFLMECQATPVGAQGLANHGHKKGFVCRSALDQGRPCRREGACGEACTCFPELSQPQGVHTGEGTAARRGWDDAFSKNTCRLRIPEGRKSYTCEECGKAFSQSTHLIQHQRIHTGEKPYVCRECRRAFSKNSSLVKHQRIHTGEKPYACSICNKCFRESSALARHQRVHTGEKPYGCSECGRAFSQSTHLVQHRRVHTGEKPFACKECGKAFAGSSALLVHHRTHTGERPYECRLCCKAFSVSSSLAEHQRCHTGEKPYTCSECGKAFSQSASLSKHQRVHTGEKPYACVKCRHAFSQSSSLAKHQRVHTGEKPYRCAECRKPFSNFSALVLHQRSHTSEQPYTCGECGKAFSQSKFLTQHQRIHTGEKPHICCDCGKVFMQSSSLALHQRTHSGEKLDKYNECGKAYIHLWHLTEHYRAHTGELPYACNVCCKAFSRGTHLTQHQRARLSGKPLVCVTCGRCQKTFSEAVAFILHQKVHD